The Lactuca sativa cultivar Salinas chromosome 2, Lsat_Salinas_v11, whole genome shotgun sequence genome includes a window with the following:
- the LOC111893871 gene encoding probable serine/threonine-protein kinase PBL28: MFSSGVNLEKCRIPLEEISRATKNFCSETLVGDGGFGMVYRGQLSNDWKNQIVAIKRLDPDSCQGTDEFHNELKLVSSFNHPNIIPFVGYCDDANEKIIVCKYATNRSLEYHLQDRDRRSRLTWGQRLKICLGAARGIKYLHSGVGEYRRVIHRDMKSANILLDDNLEATICDFGLSRLAPRNLPDTYVHTRAAGTRFYIDPLYHERGRLTKESDIYSFGVVMFEMSSGMMAYHVRRFEDTETQSMINIVRSYYDDEHQHVDGLDKLIDPTIKDQIDMRSFHKFNEIAHECINLDIKKRPTMDRIIEGVEEALNIQLFPTRSIQIDEQESEKKFYMLGANDLTIESQDDTRYWEWGCIPESRFPEVCILKEVWWLEIHGKVAVVKLSQKGTYVAYLVFRTTEGCSGLTLPAKSSVTFGGVKTETEKVYLQIPRRVQQDYVIPHMRNDGWMEIKLGEFKYEEGDNGEVEMVFKELSLHMRKSGLIVEGIEIRPK, from the exons ATGTTTTCTTCAGGGGTAAACCTAGAAAAATGTCGAATTCCACTGGAGGAGATCAGTCGGGCCACAAAAAACTTCTGTTCAGAAACTCTGGTCGGAGATGGTGGATTTGGTATGGTCTACAGAGGACAACTCTCTAATGACTGGAAAAACCAGATAGTAGCCATCAAACGCCTTGATCCTGATAGCTGTCAAGGAACCGACGAGTTCCATAATGAACTTAAGCTGGTTTCAAGTTTCAACCATCCAAACATCATCCCGTTCGTTGGCTACTGCGATGATGCAAATGAGAAAATTATAGTTTGCAAGTATGCTACAAACAGAAGCCTTGAGTATCACCTCCAAGACCGAGATAGGAGGAGTCGCCTAACATGGGGACAACGCCTGAAGATATGTTTGGGTGCAGCAAGAGGAATAAAGTACCTTCACTCGGGTGTTGGGGAGTACAGGAGAGTAATTCATAGAGATATGAAGAGTGCCAATATTTTGTTAGATGATAATCTAGAAGCCACAATATGTGATTTTGGTTTGTCAAGATTAGCTCCAAGAAATCTGCCAGATACCTATGTCCATACAAGGGCAGCTGGTACGAGGTTTTACATTGATCCGCTTTACCACGAAAGAGGCAGACTCACTAAAGAGTCTGACATATATTCATTTGGAGTGGTAATGTTTGAAATGTCAAGTGGGATGATGGCTTATCATGTAAGGCGTTTTGAAGATACTGAGACGCAATCTATGATCAATATAGTCCGAAGCTATTATGATGACGAGCATCAACACGTTGATGGACTTGACAAGTTAATAGATCCCACTATCAAAGATCAGATTGATATGAGGTCTTTTCATAAATTTAACGAAATTGCACATGAGTGCATTAACTTGGACATAAAGAAACGCCCTACGATGGATAGGATTATCGAGGGGGTCGAGGAAGCACTGAATATTCAa TTATTCCCTACACGAAGCATCCAAATCGACGAACAGGAGAGTGAGAAAAAGTTTTATATGTTGGGGGCCAACGACCTAACCATTGAATCGCAAGATGACACTCGATACTGGGAATGGGGATGTATACCTGAATCAAG GTTCCCGGAGGTGTGCATACTTAAAGAAGTATGGTGGCTTGAGATCCATGGCAAAGTAGCAGTTGTGAAGCTATCACAAAAGGGTACATATGTCGCCTATCTTGTCTTTCGAACTACTGAGGGTTGCAGTGGACTTACTCTTCCAGCAAAATCAAGTGTCACTTTTGGTGGGGTAAAAACAGAGACCGAAAAAGTTTATCTTCAAATACCACGGCGTGTGCAGCAAGACTATGTGATTCCTCATATGAGAAACGATGGGTGGATGGAGATTAAGTTGGGAGAATTCAAGTACGAGGAAGGAGACAATGGAGAAGTTGAGATGGTGTTTAAGGAGCTTTCGCTTCACATGCGGAAGAGTGGTCTTATCGTGGAGGGCATCGAGATTCGGCctaaataa